The Vicia villosa cultivar HV-30 ecotype Madison, WI linkage group LG1, Vvil1.0, whole genome shotgun sequence genome includes a region encoding these proteins:
- the LOC131607793 gene encoding probable disease resistance protein At5g66900, with the protein MSSATQILSLTTRFHDILNKISQILEKARNNKRTRRLLRSTLRDLTPLVKDINQYNQHLNQPRLEINSLIQENVACKCSSHNTLWSKCLSWFGNGSSVVDDSESLTVKDVRETLYKVRKILELINNENFEQKLNENGGAPFKSSFGVPENPEFTVGLDIPFTKLKIELLKDGSSTLVLTGLGGLGKTTLATKLCWDEHVKAKFKENMIFVTFSKTPMLKIIIERLFEHCGYYPVSEFQTDEDAVNKLGLLLKKVEGSPLLLVLDDVWPNSETLIEKLQFQISDFKILVTSRVAFQRFSTTCVLKPLVHEDALILFHHYAQMEKDNSNILDKDLIEKVVKNCKGLPLAIKVTATSLRNRPYDFWRKIGKELSQGHSILDSNTELLSLLQKILDVLEDNPILKECFKDLALFPEDHRIPVVALIYMWTELYELDDNGIEAMEIINKLSSMNLAHVSITRKNASDADDYNYNNHFITLHDLVRDLGIYQSTKEPIEQRKRMVIDMNENKREWCIGEKQQGLMIHILSKLLSLCVKQNPQQLDARILSVSTGDTSASDWSQVQTTQAEVLILNLHTKQYLFPESMEKMSKLKVLIITNYGFHHSELNNFELLDSLHNLTRIRLERISIPSFGTLKNLKKLSLYMCNTSLAFEKGNILISDAFPNLEELNIDYCKDLLILPNAVCDITPLKKLSVTNCHKLSALPQDIGKLENLELLRLSSCTDLEVIPNSIGKLLNLRHLDISNCISLSSLPEEFGNLCNLRNLYMSSCASCELPFSVVNLLNLKAITCDEETAASWEAFQPMLPNMKIEVPHVDVNLNWLR; encoded by the exons ATGAGTAGCGCCACACAGATTCTTTCCCTTACAACAAGATTTCATGATATCCTCAATAAGATATCACAAATTCTTGAAAAAGCTAGAAACAACAAACGTACAAGGAGATTATTGAGGTCCACTTTAAGGGATTTAACACCTCTTGTTAAAGACATTAACCAATACAATCAACACTTGAATCAACCTCGACTAGAAATTAACTCTCTCATACAAGAAAATGTTGCATGCAAATGTTCTTCTCACAATACCTTGTGGAGCAAGTGTCTCTCATGGTTTGGGAATGGTTCTTCTGTTGTCGATGATTCGGAATCTCTTACTGTGAAGGATGTTAGAGAGACACTTTATAAGGTCAGAAAAATTCTTGAGCTTATCAACAATGAAAATTTTGAACAGAAACTTAATGAAAATGGAGGAGCGCCATTTAAGAGTTCTTTTGGTGTTCCTGAAAATCCAGAATTCACTGTTGGATTGGATATACCGTTTACAAAGCTGAAAATAGAGCTTCTTAAGGATGGTAGTTCCACCCTTGTGTTGACTGGTTTGGGAGGATTGGGAAAAACCACTTTGGCTACAAAGCTTTGTTGGGATGAACATGTTAAGGCTAAATTCAAGGAAAATATGATATTTGTCACATTCTCAAAGACACCGATGTTGAAGATTATTATAGAGAGACTATTTGAACATTGTGGATATTATCCAGTGTCTGAGTTTCAAACTGATGAAGATGCTGTCAATAAATTGGGACTTTTGCTGAAGAAAGTTGAGGGAAGTCCACTTTTATTGGTTCTGGATGATGTTTGGCCAAACTCAGAAACCCTTATTGAGAAACTTCAATTCCAGATATCAGATTTCAAAATTCTGGTCACTTCAAGAGTTGCATTTCAAAGATTTAGCACAACATGTGTCTTAAAACCTCTTGTTCATGAAGATGCATTAATACTTTTCCATCACTATGCTCAGATGGAAAAAGATAATTCAAATATTCTCGACAAAGATCTCATCGAAAAG GTTGTGAAAAATTGCAAAGGTTTACCGCTTGCCATTAAAGTGACTGCAACATCACTCAGAAATCGGCCTTATGACTTTTGGCGAAAGATAGGGAAGGAACTATCACAAGGTCATTCTATACTTGATTCTAACACTGAATTACTTTCTCTCCTTCAAAAGATACTAGATGTTTTGGAAGATAATCCCATACTCAAAGAGTGTTTCAAGGACCTAGCCTTATTTCCCGAAGACCATAGAATTCCTGTTGTTGCTCTCATTTATATGTGGACAGAGTTGTATGAACTCGATGACAACGGAATCGAAGCAATGGAAATCATCAACAAGTTAAGCTCCATGAATCTGGCTCATGTCTCAATAACAAG GAAAAATGCAAGTGACGCAGACGATTACAACTACAATAACCACTTCATAACCCTTCATGATCTTGTAAGAGATCTTGGAATTTACCAAAGCACTAAAGAACCAATTGAGCAGAGAAAAAGAATGGTCATTGACATGAATGAAAATAAACGTGAATGGTGTATCGGGGAGAAGCAGCAAGGCCTGATGATCCATATATTGTCAAAACTTCTTAGTTTATGCGTGAAACAAAATCCTCAACAGCTCGATGCCCGAATATTGTCTGTATCCACTG GTGACACTAGTGCGTCAGATTGGTCCCAAGTTCAAACAACTCAAGCTGAGGTTCTTATTTTAAATCTCCATACTAAGCAGTACTTATTTCCCGAGTCTATGGAAAAAATGAGTAAGCTGAAAGTTCTGATAATCACAAATTACGGTTTCCATCATTCTGAACTGAACAACTTTGAGCTACTCGACTCTTTACACAACCTGACAAGAATAAGACTAGAGCGGATTTCCATTCCTTCCTTCGGAACATTGAAGAATCTGAAGAAACTATCGCTCTACATGTGTAATACGAGTCTCGCTTTTGAAAAGGGTAACATTCTGATTTCAGATGCATTTCCTAATCTAGAAGAGTTGAACATTGATTACTGCAAAGATTTGCTGATATTGCCTAATGCAGTCTGTGATATCACCCCATTAAAGAAACTCAGTGTTACTAACTGCCACAAACTTTCTGCACTTCCTCAAGATATTGGAAAATTGGAGAATTTAGAACTTCTAAGGCTGAGTTCCTGCACTGATTTGGAAGTGATACCGAATTCCATTGGAAAGCTTTTAAATCTAAGACATCTTGACATATCAAACTGCATAAGCCTTTCAAGTTTACCTGAGGAATTTGGTAATCTTTGCAATCTAAGGAATCTGTACATGTCAAGTTGTGCAAGTTGTGAATTGCCATTCTCAGTCGtcaatcttttgaatttgaaGGCGATAACGTGCGATGAAGAGACGGCTGCTTCATGGGAAGCTTTCCAACCTATGCTTCCCAATATGAAGATTGAGGTTCCTCATGTTGATGTTAACTTAAACTGGCTTCGATAA